In Chryseobacterium gleum, a single genomic region encodes these proteins:
- a CDS encoding T9SS type A sorting domain-containing protein, whose translation MEILPDGSYLAHKNNNNDDLIITENNGKTWRQINDNAKTVYDFTVHNNKGYAVIGGSLRVTDPKFSTPGVSYPIPGSAKSIFVLNDTTIFIASQNSRMYKSVNGGATWTTTIIPTVYQDKIMSVYFTDANIGYCVSDATVGNSFIFKTTDGGQTWNIVSTSSKEFIKILFKDALNGVATRANGDPLYTSDGGNTWDEVTGIGTLNDVKVYNNEFIAIGNPNKLYRSANGQSWTNTIMYPSSFHAFTCLATSPDFILAGTNNESGSSALRHTIFKSTDLQTWNPLIIKWVYPTLYKKVYASDNLAVVPDFGYFSQDRGYTWGAALNNPYPVGPMNILPNGKGIALGLSHFWITNDNGLTWTQQTTPNLFLRVPAMKPNGDYAIANMGANSSAFTGFVSTYSASTGWSPQVNVESEVTSMKFIDNNVGFLVNQTKIMKTVDGGLTWTAVSNFPGAIADVRNIVFGNSSRIYFGKYYTTNLGSSWTAVPSPMSLFKDYDIFSDGTGYGMDIDRNVYKTVNYGASWQKIITTQLLLTPGSTINKVAFAKNYMVAVGGTGFYVVDFVTTNLSTNDSTIKTENMMKVYPNPTSSILFFESKDQVKNIIVFDISGKIFKNIENSKSNTIDISDLAKGIYFIKIISENTTYVKKVIKN comes from the coding sequence ATGGAAATCTTGCCTGATGGAAGTTATCTTGCTCATAAAAATAATAATAATGATGACCTGATCATTACTGAAAATAATGGCAAAACATGGAGGCAGATCAATGACAATGCAAAAACGGTCTATGATTTTACAGTTCACAATAATAAAGGATATGCTGTAATAGGAGGAAGTCTTAGAGTTACTGATCCAAAATTTTCCACTCCGGGCGTTTCATATCCTATTCCGGGAAGTGCAAAATCAATTTTCGTTTTAAACGATACTACGATTTTTATAGCTTCGCAAAATAGCAGGATGTATAAATCAGTTAATGGAGGGGCAACCTGGACTACTACAATTATTCCGACAGTGTATCAGGATAAAATCATGAGTGTATATTTTACCGATGCCAATATTGGTTATTGTGTTTCGGATGCTACAGTTGGAAATAGTTTTATTTTCAAAACTACAGATGGGGGACAAACATGGAATATAGTGAGTACAAGTTCTAAAGAATTTATAAAAATTCTGTTTAAAGATGCTCTTAATGGAGTTGCTACAAGAGCAAATGGAGATCCTCTCTATACATCAGATGGTGGAAATACCTGGGATGAAGTAACAGGTATTGGAACTTTGAATGATGTCAAAGTTTATAATAATGAATTTATTGCAATAGGAAACCCGAACAAATTATATAGATCAGCAAACGGGCAGTCCTGGACAAATACAATAATGTATCCGTCTTCCTTTCATGCTTTTACCTGTCTTGCAACAAGTCCTGACTTTATTCTGGCAGGAACAAATAATGAGTCTGGCAGCAGTGCTTTGCGTCATACAATTTTTAAAAGTACAGACTTACAAACATGGAATCCATTAATTATAAAATGGGTATACCCGACTCTTTATAAAAAGGTGTACGCGAGTGATAACTTAGCTGTTGTGCCTGATTTTGGGTATTTTTCTCAGGATAGAGGGTATACTTGGGGAGCTGCTCTAAATAATCCTTATCCGGTGGGGCCAATGAATATATTACCTAATGGTAAAGGAATTGCCCTGGGATTATCACACTTCTGGATAACAAATGATAACGGACTTACATGGACTCAACAAACAACGCCTAATTTATTTTTAAGAGTTCCGGCTATGAAACCGAATGGAGATTATGCAATTGCAAACATGGGAGCCAATTCATCTGCATTCACCGGTTTTGTTTCAACATATTCTGCTTCAACCGGCTGGTCTCCGCAGGTAAATGTAGAATCTGAAGTGACTTCAATGAAGTTTATCGATAACAATGTAGGTTTTCTTGTCAATCAAACTAAGATTATGAAAACGGTAGATGGTGGATTAACATGGACTGCGGTTAGTAATTTTCCCGGAGCAATTGCGGATGTTAGGAATATTGTCTTTGGAAACTCTTCAAGAATTTATTTTGGAAAATATTATACCACGAATTTAGGAAGTTCATGGACAGCTGTTCCTTCGCCGATGTCATTGTTTAAAGATTATGATATCTTTTCAGATGGTACCGGATATGGTATGGATATAGATAGAAATGTATATAAGACAGTAAATTATGGGGCTTCATGGCAGAAAATTATAACAACACAATTGCTGCTTACACCAGGAAGTACAATCAACAAGGTAGCTTTTGCAAAAAATTATATGGTAGCAGTGGGGGGTACCGGCTTTTATGTAGTGGATTTTGTAACAACAAATCTTTCAACAAATGATTCTACCATTAAAACGGAAAATATGATGAAGGTTTATCCTAATCCAACCTCTTCAATTCTGTTTTTCGAGAGTAAAGATCAAGTCAAAAATATTATTGTGTTTGATATTTCTGGAAAAATTTTTAAAAATATAGAAAATTCTAAATCAAATACTATTGATATTTCCGATTTAGCAAAAGGAATTTATTTCATAAAGATTATTTCGGAGAATACAACTTACGTAAAAAAGGTAATTAAAAATTAA
- the rplQ gene encoding 50S ribosomal protein L17 — protein sequence MRHGKKFNHLGRTASHRSALLSNMACSLIEHKRINTTVAKAKALRVYVEPLLTKAKEDTTHNRRVVFSYLQNKYAVAELFRTVAPKIAERNGGYTRIIKTGFRPGDAADTALIELVDFNELYNPNAEEKKATRRSRRSTTAKKAEAVVAEAPAVEEKVEEAKADTTEEKTEE from the coding sequence ATGAGACACGGTAAAAAATTCAATCACTTAGGAAGAACAGCTTCTCACAGAAGTGCTTTACTTTCTAATATGGCTTGTTCTCTAATTGAGCATAAAAGAATCAACACTACTGTAGCTAAAGCTAAAGCTTTAAGAGTATATGTTGAGCCTCTATTAACAAAAGCAAAAGAAGATACTACACACAACAGAAGAGTAGTATTCTCTTACCTTCAAAATAAATATGCGGTTGCTGAATTATTCAGAACTGTAGCTCCTAAAATCGCTGAAAGAAACGGTGGTTATACAAGAATCATCAAGACAGGATTCAGACCAGGTGATGCTGCTGATACTGCTCTTATCGAATTAGTAGATTTCAACGAGCTTTACAACCCTAATGCTGAAGAGAAAAAAGCTACAAGAAGAAGCAGAAGATCTACAACTGCTAAAAAAGCTGAAGCAGTAGTTGCTGAAGCTCCTGCAGTAGAAGAGAAAGTAGAAGAAGCTAAAGCTGATACTACTGAAGAAAAAACTGAAGAATAA